ATCGACACCCACATCCACTTCATCTCGCCGACCATCGTCGACGAGGCGCTCGCCTCCGGTGTCACCACGCTGATCGGCGGCGGCACCGGCCCGGCGGAGGGCTCCAAGGCGACCACGATCACCCCTGGTTCGTGGCACCTTGCCCGCATGTTCGAGGCGATGGAGTCGAGCCCGGTCAACATCGGCTTCCTCGGCAAGGGCAACACCACGTCCGCCGAGTCCATGTACGCCCAACTGCGCGGCGGCGCCGTCAGCTTCAAGATCCACGAGGACTGGGGCGCGACTCCCGCCGTCATCGACGCCTGCCTGAACGTCTGTGAGGACACCGGCGCGCAGCTCGCCGTCCACACGGACACCCTGAACGAGGCGGGCTTCGTGGACGCCACCTTCGACGCCGTGGCCGGCCGCACCCTGCACGCTTTCCACGTCGAGGGCGCCGGCGGCGGGCACGCGCCCGACATGATCACGGCCGTCTCGCTGCCCAACATGCTGCCGAGCTCGACCAACCCGACGCGGCCGCACACCGTCAACACCGTCGAGGAACACCTCGACATGCTGATGGTCTGCCACCACCTCAACCCGGCCGTCCCCGAGGACCTGGCCTTCGCCGAGTCCCGGATCCGGCCCACCACCATCGCGGCCGAGGACATCCTCCACGACATCGGCGCCATCTCGATCATGTCCTCGGACTCCCAGGCGATGGGCCGCATCGGCGAGGTCGTCCTGCGGACCTGGCAGACCGCGCACGTCATGAAGCGCCGCCGCGGCCTCCTGCCCGGCGACACCCGCGCCGACAACCTGCGCGCCCGTCGCTATGTCGCCAAGTACACGATCAACGCGGCCGTCGCACAGGGCATCGACCACGAGATCGGCTCCGTCGAGTCCGGCAAGCTCGCCGACCTGGTGCTCTGGGACCCCCGGTTCTTCGGCGTCAAGCCGCAGCTCGTCATCAAGGGCGGCCAGATCGCGTACGCTCAAATGGGTGACGCCAACGCGTCCATCCCCACGCCGCAGCCCGTCCTGCCCCGCCCCATGTTCGGTGCCCACGGCAGGGCCCCCGCCTCGAACTCGTTCTTCTACGTGACGCAGACCGCCCTCGACGACGGGCTGCCCGAACGCCTCGGCCTGGACAGGAAGTTCGTGCCGATCCGCTCGACGCGGGGACGCACGAAGGCGGACATGCGGGAGAACGACGCGCTGCCGCGGGTCGAGGTCGCCCCCGACAGCTTCGCCGTCACCATCGACGGCGAACTCGTCGAACCCGCACCCGCCGCCGAACTGCCGCTCGCCCAGCGGTACTTCCTGTTCTGACGGGCCGAGAAGAAGAGATATGACACGAGCCGCACTCCTCGTCCTGGCCGACGGCCGCTTCCCCGCCGGTGGGCATGCCCACTCCGGCGGGGCGGAGGCCGCCGTCAAGGCGGGACGCATCACGGGCGCGGCGAGCCTGGAGGACTTCTGCCGGGGCCGTCTGCACACCACGGGACTGGTGTCGGCGTCCCTGGCGGCGGCCGCCGCGCTCGGCCTCGATCCGGTCACCCTGGATGAGGCCGCCGACGCCCGTACACCGTCACCCGCCCTGCGCACCGCGGCGCGCAGGCTCGGCAGGCAGCTCATGCGCGCCGCGCGCGCGGCCTGGCCGCATCCCGAACTCGACACGCTCGCCCGTCGGTTCCCCAAGGGGGCCCATCAGCCGGTGGTCCTCGGCCTCACCGCCCGGGCCGCGGGCCTCGGAGCCGCCGACGCCGCCTACTGCTCCGCGTACGAGAGCGTCAGCGGGCCCGCCACCGCGACGGTCCGGCTGCTCAGCCTCGACCCCTTCGACGCGACGGCGGGGCTCGCGCGCCTCGCGGACGACATCGACCGTGTCGCGACGGCGGCCGCCGAGGCTGCGGCACGAGCCGTCACCGAAGGGGCGGATTCCTTGCCCGCGGCGTCCGCGCCGCTGCTGGAGGTGGGGGCCGAGGCCCACGCGGCCTGGGCTGTGCGCCTGTTCGCGTCCTAGGACGCGACGCGGCGGACACGCCTCAGGGCGCCCTGCCTCCCCACTGAACGATCGGAGTAACACCATGCACCTCGACCACTCACATGACGGCCCCGCCGCGGTCAGCGCCGACGCCCGCCGTCCCGACGGCACCCGCCGCGCCGTTCGTATCGGCCTCGGCGGCCCCGTCGGATCCGGCAAGACCGCCACCGTCGCGGCGCTCTGCCGCGCGCTGCGCGACGAGCTGTCCCTCGCCGTCGTGACGAACGACATCTACACGCGCGAGGACGCCGAGTTCCTGCTCCGCGAGGCCGTGCTGCCGCCCGAGCGCATCACCGCCGTGGAGACGGGCGCCTGCCCGCACACCGCCATCCGCGACGACATCTCCGCCAACCTGGAGGCCGTGGAGGACCTGGAGGACGAGATCGGGCCGCTCGACCTGATCCTCGTCGAGTCCGGCGGCGACAACCTCACGGCCACGTTCTCGCGCGGCCTCGTCGACGCGCAGATCTTCGTCATCGACGTCGCCGGCGGCGACGACATCCCGCGCAAGGGCGGCCCGGGCGTCACCACCGCCGACCTGCTCGTCATCAACAAGACGGACCTCGCCCCGTACGTCGGCTCCGACCTCGCCAGGATGTCCGCCGACGCCAAGGCGCAGCGCGCCGAACTCCCTGTCGTCCTCCAGTCCCTGCGCTCCGACGACGGTGTGCGCGAGGTCGCCGACTGGGTGCGCGGACAGTTCGCCGAGTGGACGGCATGACCGCAGGCGTACGCTCCACGGCCCGCATCACGGCGAGTGACGACGGCCGGGGCGGCACCAGTCTGCCCGTCCTCGACGCAGAGGGCTCCCTGGCCCTGCGCCGCATCCGCTCGACCGGTCCTGACGCGCGCGTCATGCTCGTCGGCGCCATGAGCGGGCCGCTCGGCGGCGACCACATGAGTGTCGAGGCGCATGTGACGGCAGGTGCCCGCCTGCGCATCGGGTCCGTCGCCGCGACGATCGCCCTGCCCGGCCAGGCCAAGGGCGAGGCGCGCTACGACGTCCGCCTCAGGGTCGACGACGGGGCCGAACTGCACTGGCTGCCCGAGCAGTTGATCTCCGCGTGCGAGAGTGACCTGCGGGTCACCACGCGGGCCGAACTCGCTCCGGGCGCCCGGCTCGTGCTGCGTGAGGAACAGGTGCTCGGCCGCACCGCCGAGGAGCCCGGCCGGCTCACCAGCCGGCTCACCGTCCACCGCGCGGGCCGCCCCCTGCTCGACCAGGAGCTGTCCTGCGGCCCCGGCGCGCCTGGCGGCTGGGACGGCCCCGCCGTACTCGCGGGACATCGGGCGCTCGGCCAACTCGTGGTCGTAAGGCCCGAGTTCGAGAAAGACAGGCCGTCGCCCGCGCTGCTCGGCGAGAATGCCGCGCTGACGCCGCTCGCGGGGCCCGCCGTCCTGGTCACGGCCCTCGCGTCCGACGCGCTGCGGCTGCGCGGAACGCTCGACGAGGCCCTGCGCCGCCTGTCCTGAGCGACGGCCCAAGGGGCCCGGCCGGTCCGAACCAAACGACCGTACGGGCCCATTCCGCTCACCGGGACGAGTTATACCGTTTATCGGATTGGTAAAGAACGTCAACTGTCCCTGTTGTCAGGGGCGGTGCAGGCGCAAGGATCCCCGTACTGATCGAGAACCCGATCGAAGTAATGATCGAATCGATGTACGGAGGACTCAGTTGAGACGGACTCGACTTACCAGTCGAAGCAGCCGGACGGCGGTGATCGGCTCCGCCGGAACCCTGGTGGCGGCGACCCTGATTGCGGGAGCCATGGCGGCGCCCGTCGCCAGCGCGGACTCCCGGAGCGGCCAGGACCGTGAAGCCCGTGGTGCGGCCGTCGCGGCGGCCCGTGCCGCCAAGGCCGGCATCGACTGGAAGGACTGCCCCGCCGACTGGGGCATAGCCAAGCCCATCCAGTGCGGCTGGGTGACGGTGCCGCTCG
The DNA window shown above is from Streptomyces sp. NBC_01445 and carries:
- the ureG gene encoding urease accessory protein UreG, with the translated sequence MHLDHSHDGPAAVSADARRPDGTRRAVRIGLGGPVGSGKTATVAALCRALRDELSLAVVTNDIYTREDAEFLLREAVLPPERITAVETGACPHTAIRDDISANLEAVEDLEDEIGPLDLILVESGGDNLTATFSRGLVDAQIFVIDVAGGDDIPRKGGPGVTTADLLVINKTDLAPYVGSDLARMSADAKAQRAELPVVLQSLRSDDGVREVADWVRGQFAEWTA
- a CDS encoding urease subunit alpha: MAELSRAAYADLFGPTTGDRIRLADTDLLIEIEEDRSGGPGLSGDESVFGGGKVIRESMGQSRATRADGAPDTVITGAVIVDHWGIVKADIGIRDGRIAAIGKSGNPDTMDGVHPDLVIGPETEILAGNGKIVTAGAIDTHIHFISPTIVDEALASGVTTLIGGGTGPAEGSKATTITPGSWHLARMFEAMESSPVNIGFLGKGNTTSAESMYAQLRGGAVSFKIHEDWGATPAVIDACLNVCEDTGAQLAVHTDTLNEAGFVDATFDAVAGRTLHAFHVEGAGGGHAPDMITAVSLPNMLPSSTNPTRPHTVNTVEEHLDMLMVCHHLNPAVPEDLAFAESRIRPTTIAAEDILHDIGAISIMSSDSQAMGRIGEVVLRTWQTAHVMKRRRGLLPGDTRADNLRARRYVAKYTINAAVAQGIDHEIGSVESGKLADLVLWDPRFFGVKPQLVIKGGQIAYAQMGDANASIPTPQPVLPRPMFGAHGRAPASNSFFYVTQTALDDGLPERLGLDRKFVPIRSTRGRTKADMRENDALPRVEVAPDSFAVTIDGELVEPAPAAELPLAQRYFLF
- a CDS encoding urease accessory protein UreF — encoded protein: MTRAALLVLADGRFPAGGHAHSGGAEAAVKAGRITGAASLEDFCRGRLHTTGLVSASLAAAAALGLDPVTLDEAADARTPSPALRTAARRLGRQLMRAARAAWPHPELDTLARRFPKGAHQPVVLGLTARAAGLGAADAAYCSAYESVSGPATATVRLLSLDPFDATAGLARLADDIDRVATAAAEAAARAVTEGADSLPAASAPLLEVGAEAHAAWAVRLFAS
- a CDS encoding urease accessory protein UreD, whose translation is MTAGVRSTARITASDDGRGGTSLPVLDAEGSLALRRIRSTGPDARVMLVGAMSGPLGGDHMSVEAHVTAGARLRIGSVAATIALPGQAKGEARYDVRLRVDDGAELHWLPEQLISACESDLRVTTRAELAPGARLVLREEQVLGRTAEEPGRLTSRLTVHRAGRPLLDQELSCGPGAPGGWDGPAVLAGHRALGQLVVVRPEFEKDRPSPALLGENAALTPLAGPAVLVTALASDALRLRGTLDEALRRLS